In the genome of Quercus robur chromosome 3, dhQueRobu3.1, whole genome shotgun sequence, one region contains:
- the LOC126717354 gene encoding DNA damage-repair/toleration protein DRT102 isoform X4, whose translation MAESTTTTTTRPLKIIAGADSFGCTLKDTLVSHLRSLNIEVEDLGTSSYYTIAAEVGRQVSESFTTPAATETRGLVACGTGVGVAIFANKFPCVSATTCLTPEEALNARSINNSNVLAVSGMSTSPSTAIDILNTWLNTPFNIESFLDNSTPTIRSGSSQSYESAKCAICCLVKNRELNPIDIIPGGSMKILRETPTSAFVRFKAGSVEPAHHHTFGHDLVVMEGKKSVWNLSKKERYDLGVGDFLFTPAGDVHRVKYYEDTEFFIRWDGKWDMFFDEDLETAKAAVEKELGNGAV comes from the coding sequence CTTGGTCTCCCATCTCCGTTCCCTCAACATCGAAGTAGAAGACCTCGGCACCTCCTCCTACTACACCATCGCCGCCGAAGTTGGCCGCCAAGTCTCCGAGTCTTTCACCACCCCCGCCGCCACAGAAACCCGTGGCCTCGTCGCCTGTGGCACAGGCGTTGGTGTTGCTATCTTCGCCAACAAATTCCCATGCGTTTCTGCAACCACTTGCCTCACTCCTGAAGAAGCTCTCAACGCTCGCTCCATCAACAACTCCAATGTCCTCGCAGTCTCAGGCATGTCCACTTCACCCTCCACCGCCATTGATATCCTCAACACTTGGCTCAACACTCCTTTCAATATAGAGTCTTTTCTTGACAACTCTACGCCCACCATTAGATCTGGTTCTTCTCAGTCTTATGAATCTGCAAAATGTGCTATTTGTTGTTTGGTGAAGAATAGGGAATTGAATCCGATCGATATAATCCCAGGTGGGTCTATGAAGATTTTGAGAGAGACTCCCACATCGGCTTTTGTGAGGTTTAAAGCTGGGAGTGTGGAGCCGGCTCATCATCATACTTTTGGGCATGATTTGGTGGTGATGGAGGGGAAGAAGAGTGTGTGGAATTTGAGCAAAAAGGAGAGGTATGATTTGGGTGTTGGGGATTTTTTGTTTACTCCAGCTGGGGATGTGCATAGAGTGAAGTATTATGAGGATACTGAGTTTTTCATCAGGTGGGATGGGAAATGGGATATGTTCTTTGATGAGGATCTTGAGACTGCTAAGGCTGCTGTTGAGAAAGAATTGGGAAATGGGGCTGTGTGA